A single genomic interval of Clostridium facile harbors:
- a CDS encoding glycosyl hydrolase gives MRKSKSTLKRIIAASICLSMLAAATVSSTGIVSAVETDEFAQKMENRFENPEMTHKLYARWWMAEGSHTDQTIIESVHELYDAGFGGIEFVTLDESKYLDNERYAWGSEEWIHDSHLVAKTCAELGMGFSMTGGTHWATSNLVNITPDEDKASQELGYKTIDLAAGESFNSALPTCELPGETTKQTLVKVISAKKVGTRQMQVGNCVDDAITLDENSLTDLTDQVSFDENGNPCLNYTATDDGTVIFAFWKYGTSESYKPATTGKSYTINYFDKTGVNALIDYWQQHVLDEEMQSYIKQVDEADFYMDSLELRPRGTNTTGQLWCTDYIEQFETRRGYDPSLYLPFMILREGSKAGNDKGNLRYQYELAGDEDCDFTDRIRNDMYQTDTDLYRENCLQPLEQWLDSFGMNLRAENSYGSMLEISQPIKDLDFVETESFEMGVEPELFRGMSGAAHLYNKRYSSETGAMYYQNYYNNNNYLRQIYYTQYASGIQKVVTHGYSSEYGPEQNCSWPGYEGMMPRFSERINKRQPWSMDYNELNTHLNRVQKVLEQGVPQMDLAILRNDYFFNCGLLRNDGSKDYINNDFHQHKGIYWQDTTLQDAGYTYDYFSPYLLQDQDITCSDGLIQADGVGYQAIVVYQEEMPYESAKVLLQWAQSGLPVILVDGPSTEFVRNSDQTGRVYKYNDGAAITTGSNDGLDEEMVAVMDQIRQLDNVKCIGSVEEAYDALAELNVKPRSENVEINQNIVPVMRKSEDATYLFLYNYMYEDTENYVGQVSVDGIYAPYVLDTWTGEVNEVVDYSYEDGRTILNVDIAPGEVMIFTLNPDVEDPTEKTIVNKDNVYKLSVEDGQTVMNVSESGPATITYSDGSTFKTNVEALDDINLDKWNLTVESWEPGDKLTRTEDRGFGYTTTEVTYSTNKVEKNAGELSELKPWKDIEAVGEDVSGVGHYTTTFTLPENWSSENQSIEFNAESFNNGTAALFVNDQQVGLNMDGRDADISQYCVPGENKIEVRVTSSLRNIMRKLDYAGWKDKDSWLNDVQPDDYGLTGEVKLVTMTKVPVTETQSNKSILNSVITYAENAKASGEYDNAIESVQKSFDAALENAKAVANNVGATQEEVDAAWQTLLNEIHKLGFIAGDKTELTSLIAAAEEINGELDRYVEAGKSEFIAALKAAQGVYQDGDAMQAEINEVADDLLNAMLNLRYKADKSILEEVVAEADKVNANAYTAESYAVLATAVKDAKAVLENENATQEEVDVAVTNVQSAMNGLVAVNGTVETPSENNPSTATQTGHTTTTTKATAAKTGDFAPIAGLAAIVVAGATVYCTRRKK, from the coding sequence ATGAGGAAAAGTAAAAGTACTTTAAAGCGGATTATCGCGGCTTCTATTTGTTTATCCATGTTAGCTGCCGCAACTGTTTCTTCCACTGGAATTGTTTCAGCTGTAGAAACAGATGAATTCGCTCAGAAAATGGAAAACCGGTTTGAAAATCCGGAAATGACCCACAAATTATATGCTCGTTGGTGGATGGCAGAAGGTAGTCACACTGACCAGACGATTATTGAATCTGTCCACGAGTTATATGACGCTGGATTTGGGGGAATTGAATTTGTCACTTTGGATGAGTCCAAATATTTAGACAATGAACGATACGCATGGGGTTCTGAAGAATGGATCCATGACTCCCATCTAGTAGCCAAAACCTGTGCAGAACTGGGGATGGGCTTTAGTATGACAGGTGGTACCCATTGGGCTACTTCTAACCTAGTTAATATTACTCCAGATGAAGATAAAGCTTCTCAGGAGCTGGGCTATAAAACAATTGATTTGGCAGCAGGCGAATCTTTTAACAGTGCATTACCAACCTGTGAATTGCCAGGAGAAACAACCAAACAAACTTTAGTAAAAGTAATCTCCGCGAAAAAAGTGGGCACAAGGCAAATGCAGGTTGGGAACTGTGTGGATGACGCCATTACATTGGATGAAAATTCCTTAACCGATTTAACGGACCAGGTTTCATTCGATGAAAATGGAAACCCATGCTTAAACTATACCGCAACGGATGATGGTACTGTAATCTTCGCGTTCTGGAAATACGGTACTAGTGAATCTTATAAACCGGCAACTACCGGAAAATCTTATACTATTAACTACTTTGACAAAACAGGTGTGAATGCTTTAATTGACTATTGGCAGCAACATGTTTTGGATGAAGAGATGCAAAGCTACATAAAACAGGTGGATGAAGCGGACTTCTACATGGATTCTCTAGAACTTCGCCCAAGGGGAACCAACACAACAGGCCAATTATGGTGTACGGATTACATTGAGCAATTTGAAACCAGAAGAGGCTATGATCCATCCCTCTACCTTCCATTTATGATTTTACGGGAAGGCTCCAAAGCTGGGAACGATAAAGGTAACCTACGCTACCAATACGAACTGGCTGGAGATGAAGATTGTGATTTTACTGACCGCATTCGTAACGATATGTATCAAACCGATACAGATTTGTACCGTGAAAACTGCTTACAGCCACTGGAACAATGGCTGGATTCTTTTGGAATGAACCTGCGTGCGGAGAACTCTTATGGTTCTATGTTGGAAATTTCCCAGCCAATTAAAGATTTGGATTTTGTTGAAACCGAATCCTTTGAAATGGGAGTAGAACCAGAATTGTTCCGTGGTATGTCTGGTGCAGCTCATCTTTATAATAAACGTTACTCCTCTGAAACCGGCGCAATGTATTATCAAAACTATTACAATAACAATAATTACCTGCGTCAAATTTACTATACTCAATATGCTTCCGGTATTCAAAAAGTTGTAACCCATGGATATTCCTCTGAATATGGACCAGAACAAAACTGCTCTTGGCCAGGATACGAAGGTATGATGCCAAGGTTCTCCGAACGTATTAACAAACGCCAACCATGGTCCATGGATTATAATGAACTAAATACCCATTTAAACCGTGTCCAAAAAGTGTTGGAACAAGGCGTTCCTCAAATGGATTTGGCTATTTTGAGAAATGACTACTTCTTTAACTGTGGCCTATTAAGAAATGATGGTTCCAAAGACTATATCAACAATGATTTCCATCAGCATAAAGGTATTTACTGGCAGGATACGACCTTACAAGATGCAGGTTATACCTATGATTACTTCTCCCCATACTTGCTGCAAGATCAAGATATCACATGTAGCGACGGCTTAATCCAAGCGGATGGAGTTGGTTACCAAGCAATTGTGGTATATCAAGAAGAAATGCCTTATGAAAGCGCCAAAGTTCTATTGCAATGGGCACAAAGTGGTTTACCTGTCATCCTGGTAGACGGCCCAAGCACCGAATTTGTACGGAACTCTGACCAAACAGGCAGAGTATATAAATACAATGATGGCGCAGCGATCACAACCGGTTCTAATGATGGATTAGATGAAGAAATGGTTGCTGTTATGGATCAGATCCGTCAATTGGACAATGTAAAATGTATTGGCTCTGTAGAAGAAGCTTACGATGCGTTGGCGGAATTAAACGTAAAACCTCGTTCCGAAAACGTGGAAATCAACCAGAATATCGTTCCAGTAATGAGAAAATCTGAAGATGCAACTTATTTATTCCTCTATAACTACATGTATGAAGATACCGAAAATTATGTTGGACAGGTTTCAGTAGATGGTATATATGCCCCTTATGTACTGGATACCTGGACAGGTGAAGTCAATGAAGTAGTGGACTACTCTTATGAAGATGGCAGAACAATCCTAAATGTGGATATCGCTCCAGGTGAAGTGATGATTTTCACATTAAACCCTGATGTAGAAGACCCAACCGAAAAAACAATTGTAAACAAAGACAATGTTTATAAACTTTCCGTGGAAGACGGTCAAACTGTTATGAATGTCAGTGAGAGTGGACCAGCTACTATTACCTATAGTGATGGCTCAACTTTTAAAACCAATGTAGAAGCTTTGGATGACATTAATCTGGATAAATGGAATCTGACTGTAGAATCCTGGGAGCCAGGTGATAAACTAACCCGTACAGAAGATAGAGGTTTCGGTTATACCACAACTGAAGTTACTTATAGCACGAATAAAGTAGAAAAGAACGCAGGCGAATTAAGCGAACTGAAACCATGGAAAGATATTGAAGCAGTAGGGGAAGATGTATCCGGTGTTGGACACTACACCACAACCTTTACCCTACCAGAAAATTGGTCCAGTGAGAACCAGTCCATTGAATTCAACGCAGAGTCCTTTAATAATGGAACAGCAGCACTATTTGTAAACGATCAACAAGTTGGATTAAATATGGATGGTCGTGATGCAGATATCAGTCAATACTGTGTTCCTGGAGAAAACAAAATTGAAGTACGAGTTACTTCCAGCTTAAGAAACATCATGCGCAAATTGGATTATGCTGGATGGAAAGATAAAGATTCCTGGTTAAATGATGTACAGCCAGATGACTATGGCTTAACAGGTGAAGTAAAATTGGTTACTATGACAAAAGTTCCAGTAACTGAAACACAAAGTAATAAATCCATTTTAAATTCTGTCATTACTTATGCGGAAAATGCAAAAGCCAGTGGAGAATATGATAATGCCATCGAAAGTGTACAAAAATCCTTTGACGCGGCATTGGAAAATGCGAAGGCAGTAGCAAACAATGTAGGAGCAACCCAGGAAGAAGTGGATGCAGCATGGCAAACACTGCTGAATGAAATCCATAAATTAGGATTTATCGCAGGGGATAAGACAGAATTAACAAGCTTAATCGCAGCAGCGGAAGAAATTAACGGAGAATTAGACCGTTATGTAGAAGCTGGCAAATCGGAATTCATCGCAGCATTGAAAGCAGCCCAAGGGGTATACCAAGATGGGGATGCCATGCAGGCAGAAATCAATGAAGTAGCGGATGACTTGTTAAACGCAATGTTAAACCTGAGATACAAAGCAGATAAATCTATCCTAGAAGAAGTAGTAGCAGAAGCAGACAAAGTAAATGCAAACGCATATACAGCGGAAAGCTATGCAGTACTGGCAACAGCAGTAAAAGACGCAAAAGCAGTATTGGAAAATGAAAATGCAACTCAGGAGGAAGTAGACGTAGCAGTAACAAACGTACAGAGTGCAATGAATGGTTTAGTAGCAGTAAATGGAACAGTTGAAACACCAAGCGAAAACAATCCTTCAACAGCTACCCAAACTGGGCACACAACTACAACAACCAAAGCGACCGCAGCAAAAACAGGAGATTTTGCTCCAATTGCAGGATTAGCCGCCATTGTTGTAGCTGGTGCAACCGTATATTGTACCCGTAGGAAAAAATAA